The DNA region GGCAGTCCTGGCCAATATGGCCTCGGCCTTGGACATCGTGTCCGGCGGCCGCCTCGAGCTGGGGATCGGGGCGGGCTGGAACGAGGAGGAGTCCGGCGCCTACGGCATCGAACTCGGCAGCATCACCGAGCGATTCGACCGCTTCGAGGAGGCGTGCCAGGTGCTCAAGGGTCTCCTGACGCAGGAGACCACCACGTTCGACGGCAAGTTCTATCAGCTCGTCGACGCCCGCAACGAGCCCAAAGGCCCGCAGCGACCCCACCCTCCGATCTGCATCGGCGGCAGCGGCGAGAAGCGCACGCTGCGGATCACCGCGCAGTACGCCGATCACTGGAACTTCGTGGGTGGCACGCCGCAGGAGTTCGCCCGCAAGCGCGACGTGCTCGCCGCGCACTGCGCCGATGTCGGCCGGGATCCGAAGGACATCACGCTGTCGGCCCATATCCGGCTCGGCGAGGACCACAATCACCGCAAGGTGGTCGAGGATGCCATCGCCTTGGGCGCTGAGGGATTGGATCTGGCGATCATCTACCTGCCGCCGCCTTACGACCCGTCGATCTTGGAACCGCTGGCCTCGGCGATCACCGAATCCGGCTTGCTCGCCAGCAAAGGCCAGTGACGGTCACAGACCGATAACGATCAGGCAAACATGTGGCGACCGGCCGCCGCAGGGGCGAATCTGCCGGCCGCAAGTTCGCTAGACGCCGTAACGGAGGAGTTCGTCAGCGGTGATCAACCGCTCGTGCTTTGCCGGGAATTCCCGGCTCTTGACAGGGTGACGGAACAATGACCAGGCCATACGCCCCACCCGGTACCGGGCGATCGGGTTGTTATACACGGTGATTACTCCTGCGGTGTTCCAATAGCTGGACCGGGGAGCCACCTTACCGCAGCGCCCTTACCGAGTCATTAGATACCTCCGCGCTGGCTAACTGAAGGAGGCACGCCGAGTAAAGATCGGATGTTTTTATTGTGACTGGAGTGGTCAATGTGACGGAAGTGACGGTGTGAAACCGGTCACGGTGGCGAAAGTGAGACCAGGGTCGTGAAACCGCCCCCGTGCACAGCCCTCAGGTCACACTCGACGCTGAGAGGCGCAAGCGCTGACCGGCGCAAGCGCTCATCGCTGCGGCACCATGGTCGGCTTGATCGGCGCCGGCAACGCAGTACGCCCCATCAGATAGCGGTCCACACCGGCGGCCGCGGCGCGCCCCTCGGCTATCGCCCAGACGATCAGAGACTGTCCGCGTCCCATGTCGCCGGCGACGTAGACCCCTGGCACCGACGTGGCGAAGGCATCGTCGCGGGCGACGTTGCCGCGGTCGGACATCTCGACCCGCAGATCGGACAGCAGCCCTTCACGTTCCGGACCGGTGAATCCCATGGCCAGCAGCACCAGGTCGGCGGGTAACTCGAAATCGGTCCCGTCGATCTTCTCGAACTTGCCGGCCTTCATCTCGACCTCGTGGCCGCGCAGTGCGGTCACCTTGCCGTCGTCGCCCAGGAACTGTTCGGTGTTCACCGAATAAACCCGCTGACCGCCCTCTTCGTGCGCGGAGGTCACCCTGAACATCAGCGGGTAGGTCGGCCACGGGGTCGAATCCGCCCGTGTCTCGGGGGGCCGCGGCATGATCTCGAACTGATGCACGCTGGCCGCACCCTGCCGGTGGGCGGTCCCCAGGCAGTCCGCCCCGGTGTCGCCACCACCGATGATGATGACGTTCTTGCCCTTGGCCGTGATGGGCGGCTGACCGTCGTCGTCGACCACCGAGTCACCCAACTGGACCCGGTTCGCCCAGGGCAGGTACTCCATGGCCTGGTAAATACCCTCGAAGTCCCTGCCCGGGATCGGCAGGTCACGGCGTGCGGTCGCCCCGCCGGCCAGTACCACCGCGTCGAACTGGGAGCGCAGCTCTGCGGCGGTGACGTCCACACCCACGTTGACGCCGGTGCGGAACTCGGTGCCCTCGGCGCGCATCTGATCGAGGCGCCGGTCGATGTGGCGCTTCTCCATCTTGAACTCCGGGATGCCGTAACGCAGCAGACCGCCGATCCGGTCGTCCCGCTCGAAAACGGTCACCGTATGCCCGGCCCGCGTCAACTGTTGCGCCGCAGCCAAACCCGCGGGTCCGGAGCCCACGACGGCGACGGTCTTGCCGGTCAACCGATCCGGTGGCAGTGGCACCACCCAGCCCTCGTTGAAGGCGTTGTCGATGATCTCGACCTCGACCTGCTTGATGGTCACCGGGTCCTGGTTGATACCCAGCACGCACGAGCCCTCGCACGGTGCCGGACACAGCCGACCGGTGAACTCGGGGAAGTTGTTGGTCGCGTGCAACCGCTCGATGGCATCACGCCACCGATCGGTACGCACCAGGTCGTTCCACTCGGGGATGAGGTTTCCCAGCGGGCACCCGTTGTGGCAGAACGG from Mycobacterium sp. DL includes:
- a CDS encoding LLM class F420-dependent oxidoreductase, whose protein sequence is MRFAFKTSPQNTTWSDMLAVWKAADDIDVFESGWTFDHFYPIFSDPTGPCLEGWVTLTALAQATTRLRVGVLVTGIQYRHPAVLANMASALDIVSGGRLELGIGAGWNEEESGAYGIELGSITERFDRFEEACQVLKGLLTQETTTFDGKFYQLVDARNEPKGPQRPHPPICIGGSGEKRTLRITAQYADHWNFVGGTPQEFARKRDVLAAHCADVGRDPKDITLSAHIRLGEDHNHRKVVEDAIALGAEGLDLAIIYLPPPYDPSILEPLASAITESGLLASKGQ
- a CDS encoding glutamate synthase subunit beta translates to MPDPRGFLKVTRRETPPRRPVDLRLRDWKEVYDEFSHDTLKSQAGRCMDCGIPFCHNGCPLGNLIPEWNDLVRTDRWRDAIERLHATNNFPEFTGRLCPAPCEGSCVLGINQDPVTIKQVEVEIIDNAFNEGWVVPLPPDRLTGKTVAVVGSGPAGLAAAQQLTRAGHTVTVFERDDRIGGLLRYGIPEFKMEKRHIDRRLDQMRAEGTEFRTGVNVGVDVTAAELRSQFDAVVLAGGATARRDLPIPGRDFEGIYQAMEYLPWANRVQLGDSVVDDDGQPPITAKGKNVIIIGGGDTGADCLGTAHRQGAASVHQFEIMPRPPETRADSTPWPTYPLMFRVTSAHEEGGQRVYSVNTEQFLGDDGKVTALRGHEVEMKAGKFEKIDGTDFELPADLVLLAMGFTGPEREGLLSDLRVEMSDRGNVARDDAFATSVPGVYVAGDMGRGQSLIVWAIAEGRAAAAGVDRYLMGRTALPAPIKPTMVPQR